Proteins encoded in a region of the Melioribacteraceae bacterium genome:
- a CDS encoding PfkB family carbohydrate kinase, with the protein MGLLVVGSIGLDDIETPFDKIENALGGSTTYISLAASYFTGPVSIVGVVGTDFNSEHIRMLENHNVDLEGLQIVEGAKTFRYGCRYHYDLNVRDSLFTHLNVFEQFKPVIPERHKKSSFIVLGNIAPSLQNDVLDQLTAPKFVVCDTMNFWINGAYDELLTVLKRVNVLIINDSEARLLSNEPNLIKAAHKISKMGPKYLIIKKGEHGALLFGDNTIFSAPAYPMENIFDPTGAGDAFAGGFTGYLHKNREFTFENLKRAVIYGSVMASFCVEKFSTKGLENLSFLEIHNRFIEFRELSSFS; encoded by the coding sequence TTGGGACTTTTAGTCGTTGGATCAATTGGTCTGGATGATATTGAAACACCCTTCGATAAGATCGAAAACGCTCTCGGAGGTTCAACTACATATATTTCACTTGCCGCATCTTATTTTACCGGCCCGGTTAGTATTGTTGGTGTAGTGGGGACTGATTTTAACAGCGAACATATTCGTATGCTGGAAAATCATAATGTCGACCTTGAAGGACTGCAGATTGTTGAAGGAGCAAAAACATTCCGGTACGGGTGCCGGTACCACTACGATTTGAACGTAAGGGACTCGCTTTTTACACATTTAAATGTGTTCGAACAATTTAAACCGGTAATTCCGGAGAGACATAAAAAGAGCAGCTTTATTGTCCTTGGAAATATAGCCCCTTCTCTTCAGAACGATGTTCTTGATCAGTTAACCGCACCCAAATTTGTTGTTTGCGATACGATGAATTTCTGGATTAACGGTGCTTACGACGAACTGCTTACAGTCCTCAAGAGAGTAAATGTTCTAATAATAAACGATTCGGAAGCACGCTTACTTTCGAATGAGCCGAACCTTATAAAAGCTGCACATAAAATTTCAAAGATGGGTCCAAAGTATCTGATCATCAAGAAGGGTGAGCACGGTGCTCTTCTGTTCGGAGATAATACTATTTTCTCTGCACCGGCATATCCGATGGAGAATATCTTCGATCCAACAGGCGCAGGCGACGCCTTCGCCGGAGGATTTACGGGTTACCTACATAAGAACAGGGAATTTACTTTCGAGAACCTCAAACGCGCGGTTATATACGGATCGGTGATGGCTTCCTTCTGTGTCGAAAAATTCAGTACAAAAGGATTGGAGAATTTGAGTTTTCTG
- a CDS encoding NUDIX domain-containing protein: MKVTSGLIEAHVFRKQNDGIEFLLLKRSENENYGGIWQMVTGSIDEGEKAYDTALREIKEETGLTPEKLWVVPNVNSFYSPEKDALFMIPVFAALVNNDAVVISSEHSEYQWVDKEKAKSLLAWNGQRKSVDTIYQYFESENPVLYFNEINFR; this comes from the coding sequence ATGAAAGTAACATCAGGTTTAATTGAAGCCCACGTTTTTAGAAAGCAAAACGATGGAATAGAATTTCTTTTACTGAAAAGATCTGAAAACGAAAACTACGGCGGAATCTGGCAAATGGTTACAGGTTCCATTGATGAAGGAGAAAAAGCTTACGATACCGCTCTACGCGAAATTAAAGAGGAGACAGGATTAACACCGGAAAAATTATGGGTTGTCCCGAATGTAAATTCATTCTACTCACCCGAGAAGGATGCTTTGTTTATGATACCGGTTTTTGCAGCTCTTGTTAATAACGACGCAGTTGTAATTTCATCGGAACACTCGGAATATCAATGGGTCGATAAAGAAAAAGCAAAATCTCTTCTTGCATGGAACGGCCAGAGAAAATCAGTCGATACGATTTATCAGTATTTCGAATCTGAAAATCCGGTCCTATACTTCAACGAAATAAATTTCCGGTAA
- a CDS encoding ABC transporter permease codes for MLFFESIKLAFNSIRTSKLRSVLTLLGIAVGLFSIIIVMTAISAIQQSVENTFNSLGTNNFIVQKWPAIRVGNPHGSRDRRNRKDIEVKDGIKLKEMTSLPVAIGISLSTGGKVIKYGNEKTNPSVAVAGVNFDYFVALDLKIEEGRNFSKSDDDYSKPVAVVGTDVVDRLFKGIDPIGRRIRVEKFSYEIIGVFEKRGSILGQSQDNFICVPLSVFEKHFGSDRSANFVVMAQTKEMIPATMDEVIGAMRKIRKVPTGLENDFELVTNEQLIEQFNDITKYFKLGAGVVAFIALLAAGIGIMNIMLVSVTERTREIGIRKAIGAMKKNILAQFIIEAVALSWFGGLIGILIGVIGGNLVAVTLGVSVVLPVEWIVIGLIVTTFVGVVFGVYPAYKAANLDPIEALRYE; via the coding sequence ATGCTTTTTTTCGAGAGTATAAAACTCGCATTTAATTCGATTAGGACCAGTAAGCTTCGTTCAGTTCTCACTTTGCTCGGAATTGCTGTCGGTCTGTTTTCAATTATCATTGTAATGACGGCAATAAGTGCAATTCAACAAAGCGTGGAAAATACATTTAACAGTCTCGGTACAAATAATTTTATTGTCCAGAAGTGGCCAGCTATAAGAGTTGGAAATCCGCATGGGTCCAGAGACCGGAGGAACAGGAAAGACATTGAAGTAAAAGACGGAATTAAGTTGAAAGAAATGACTTCACTGCCGGTTGCAATTGGAATTTCGCTGTCTACCGGCGGAAAAGTTATTAAATACGGAAATGAAAAAACCAACCCCAGTGTTGCTGTCGCTGGTGTAAATTTCGATTATTTTGTTGCACTCGATCTCAAAATTGAAGAAGGAAGAAATTTCTCAAAATCTGATGACGACTATTCCAAACCTGTTGCTGTTGTTGGTACAGACGTGGTAGACAGATTATTTAAAGGAATCGATCCAATCGGTAGAAGAATAAGAGTTGAAAAGTTCAGTTACGAAATAATCGGCGTTTTCGAAAAAAGGGGAAGTATTCTTGGTCAGTCTCAGGATAATTTTATATGTGTCCCTCTCTCCGTTTTTGAAAAACATTTTGGAAGCGATAGAAGCGCCAACTTTGTTGTAATGGCCCAGACAAAAGAAATGATTCCCGCAACAATGGACGAAGTAATCGGAGCAATGCGGAAAATAAGGAAAGTCCCTACCGGATTGGAAAATGATTTTGAACTTGTAACTAATGAGCAACTGATTGAGCAGTTCAACGATATTACCAAATATTTTAAACTTGGAGCCGGCGTTGTTGCGTTTATTGCTCTTCTAGCTGCCGGTATCGGTATTATGAATATTATGCTTGTTAGTGTTACAGAGAGAACCCGCGAGATCGGAATAAGAAAAGCTATTGGTGCAATGAAGAAGAACATCCTTGCTCAATTCATTATCGAAGCTGTTGCTCTCAGCTGGTTTGGCGGACTTATCGGTATTCTGATCGGAGTGATAGGCGGAAATCTTGTTGCAGTTACTCTCGGCGTATCCGTTGTCCTGCCGGTGGAATGGATTGTAATAGGTCTTATTGTTACTACATTTGTAGGTGTAGTCTTCGGTGTTTATCCCGCCTACAAGGCGGCTAACCTCGATCCTATTGAAGCACTTCGATATGAATAA
- a CDS encoding ABC transporter permease: MKLFLVEFPEIFAIALRAIRANKMRSALTTLGIIIGIVAVTTMSTAIVGLREAFLTSISSFGSDVLYVSKTPWFAMGDWSSYRNRKNITMEQYERLKEMLTIYEAIAPTKSSFGMNVKRKEKTVVSSVVYGTTHEFQTTSQIELEDGRFMSETDVKAARRVCMIGQDIVKELFPVESPINKEIKINNVPFKILGVMTKQGSGFLGSFSMDGMIIMPIKAFEALAGPSRGRLRIDIKVGDTARLEDAKEEIVASMRIIRKVPYGKPDDFAVNQQEAFKQMYDQTVGIIAIAGIVITALSLFVGAIGIMNIMFVSVTERTKEIGIRKAIGAKTWSILLQFLTESAVICLIGGIIGLMISFPLSLIINQFLPTSMPLEVVILALLISAVVGIISGFLPAWKASRLNPVDSLRYE; the protein is encoded by the coding sequence GTGAAATTATTTCTAGTAGAGTTTCCTGAAATATTTGCAATTGCGCTTCGTGCAATCCGTGCAAATAAGATGCGATCCGCCTTAACAACACTTGGTATTATAATCGGTATTGTTGCGGTAACCACAATGTCCACTGCTATTGTAGGCCTTCGAGAGGCATTCCTCACATCCATCTCTTCCTTCGGCAGCGATGTTTTATATGTGAGTAAAACTCCCTGGTTCGCAATGGGTGACTGGAGCAGTTATCGAAACAGGAAAAATATTACAATGGAGCAATACGAGCGTTTGAAAGAGATGCTTACAATTTACGAAGCTATTGCACCAACTAAATCCTCTTTCGGTATGAATGTTAAAAGAAAAGAAAAAACAGTTGTTTCTTCCGTAGTGTATGGTACAACGCATGAATTCCAAACTACCAGCCAGATCGAGCTGGAAGATGGAAGATTTATGTCTGAGACTGATGTTAAAGCTGCACGAAGGGTATGTATGATCGGTCAGGATATTGTAAAAGAACTCTTCCCGGTTGAAAGTCCAATCAATAAGGAAATAAAAATTAATAATGTCCCTTTTAAAATACTCGGTGTAATGACAAAACAAGGGAGTGGATTTTTAGGATCATTCAGTATGGATGGAATGATAATAATGCCGATAAAAGCTTTCGAAGCTCTTGCTGGCCCGTCACGGGGCAGATTAAGAATTGATATTAAAGTTGGTGATACCGCCAGGCTCGAGGATGCTAAAGAAGAAATTGTTGCATCCATGAGAATAATTAGAAAAGTACCCTATGGAAAACCTGACGACTTTGCCGTGAACCAGCAGGAAGCATTTAAACAGATGTACGATCAGACAGTCGGGATCATCGCGATTGCAGGAATTGTTATTACTGCATTATCTCTCTTTGTTGGTGCCATCGGCATTATGAATATTATGTTTGTCTCTGTTACGGAGCGGACAAAGGAAATCGGAATTAGAAAGGCAATTGGTGCAAAAACCTGGTCTATTCTTCTACAGTTTCTCACTGAGTCGGCTGTTATCTGTCTTATAGGCGGTATTATCGGACTTATGATTTCATTTCCATTGAGTTTGATAATCAATCAATTTCTTCCGACTTCAATGCCACTAGAGGTAGTTATTCTTGCACTTTTAATTTCTGCTGTTGTAGGAATCATTTCCGGATTCCTGCCTGCATGGAAAGCATCCCGACTTAATCCGGTAGATTCTTTGAGGTATGAATAA
- a CDS encoding ABC transporter permease yields MEIFEIIKVAFSSLHANKLRSTLTIVGIIVGIFSIIAISTVIEMLQSSIEKGVSQLGQNTFQIQKWPAVQTGGPGQNARFRNRPDITYEEFVQLREKLVEAKSVGAEQWGFGKVFKAGNRETNPNVQVSGCTPEAFPNNKWTIDEGRAFNERDVQSYSKVIVLGPDVAKRLFPNYSALNQEVTVDGYKLRVIGILESQGDVFGQSQDNFALIPLTAFQAMYGKRARSINITVMSGDKDTYNELMEIAEGYFRTVRKLGPGEENDFDIWSNEQILTRINDITSGVRIGSIVVAAIALLAAGVGIMNIMLVSVTERTREIGIRKAIGAKRVNILFQFIIEAITLSLIGGIVGIVLGISLGNLAGSFLNATAVIPIDWVLIGVFLCVLIGVSFGTYPAYKAANLDPIEALRYE; encoded by the coding sequence ATGGAAATATTTGAAATTATTAAAGTCGCTTTCTCATCTCTCCACGCAAATAAATTAAGGTCCACACTTACAATTGTTGGAATTATCGTAGGAATCTTTTCGATTATTGCAATCAGCACTGTAATAGAAATGCTTCAATCTAGTATCGAAAAGGGAGTTTCTCAGTTAGGGCAGAATACTTTTCAAATTCAAAAATGGCCGGCTGTTCAAACAGGCGGACCGGGACAAAATGCAAGATTCAGAAACCGTCCTGATATTACTTACGAAGAGTTTGTTCAGCTAAGAGAAAAACTTGTTGAGGCCAAATCTGTCGGTGCTGAACAGTGGGGATTCGGAAAAGTATTCAAAGCCGGCAACAGGGAAACCAATCCTAATGTTCAGGTCTCCGGCTGCACACCAGAAGCTTTTCCAAATAACAAATGGACAATTGATGAAGGAAGAGCTTTCAACGAGCGGGATGTTCAGAGTTATTCAAAGGTTATTGTACTCGGCCCCGATGTTGCTAAGCGCCTCTTCCCTAATTATTCAGCTCTTAATCAGGAAGTAACTGTTGATGGATATAAACTCAGGGTAATCGGGATTCTTGAATCGCAGGGGGATGTATTCGGCCAGAGCCAGGATAACTTTGCGTTGATTCCTTTAACAGCTTTTCAGGCAATGTACGGTAAAAGAGCAAGATCAATTAATATTACTGTTATGTCGGGCGATAAAGATACCTACAATGAACTGATGGAAATTGCCGAAGGTTATTTCCGGACTGTTAGAAAACTGGGACCCGGTGAAGAGAATGATTTTGATATTTGGTCTAACGAGCAGATTCTGACAAGAATAAACGATATTACCTCCGGGGTTAGAATCGGATCTATTGTTGTAGCGGCAATTGCTCTTCTTGCTGCCGGTGTCGGAATTATGAATATTATGCTTGTGTCTGTTACAGAGAGGACAAGGGAGATCGGAATAAGAAAAGCTATTGGCGCTAAGAGGGTGAACATACTCTTCCAGTTTATTATTGAAGCAATTACATTGAGTCTTATCGGCGGTATTGTTGGTATTGTTCTCGGAATTTCATTAGGTAATCTGGCTGGATCGTTTTTAAATGCAACTGCGGTAATTCCAATCGACTGGGTTTTAATTGGTGTATTTCTTTGTGTTTTAATCGGAGTAAGCTTCGGCACATATCCTGCATATAAAGCCGCAAATCTTGATCCGATAGAAGCACTTAGATATGAGTAA
- a CDS encoding ABC transporter permease: protein MGTYLFELKEGLLISLRAIRANKVRAILTTLGIVIGITSVVLMSTAIKGIDNAFQTGVSSLGSDNLYIDKWEWFNNDIPFWELRNRKNLVLEDYEKYKELAKLPLAVAPTVWSNQTVKFKDLNVESILVQGTNHEYINTTNLTFDEGRFFNELESNGGRQVCVIGFEIAKNLFPRGNALNQDVRIRGHKFKVIGVLSEQGSWVMGNFNPDRQVFIPISNVFKYFQSEFFRSVTINVKAKNSQLVEDTKEEAIGIMRRIRGLKYNEQNDFSINQQEGLLTTINSTIGVIQIAGLFITGLSLFVGAVGIMNIMFVSVKERTKEIGIRKAIGAKRRSILGQFITESAIICLLGGLVGLLLAVLLSMIVNQFLPTSVQIDTVILAIVISLLTGVISGFAPAYTAAKLDPVEALRYE from the coding sequence ATGGGTACATATTTATTTGAATTGAAGGAAGGGCTACTTATTTCGCTGAGAGCTATCAGAGCCAATAAGGTCCGGGCAATTCTTACTACTCTCGGTATTGTTATCGGAATTACTTCTGTTGTATTGATGTCTACAGCTATTAAAGGAATCGATAACGCTTTCCAAACCGGTGTTTCTTCTCTTGGCAGCGACAACCTGTATATTGATAAGTGGGAGTGGTTCAATAACGATATTCCTTTCTGGGAATTGAGGAACAGGAAAAATCTTGTTCTCGAGGATTATGAAAAATATAAGGAACTTGCAAAACTACCTCTCGCAGTTGCCCCTACTGTCTGGTCAAATCAGACTGTAAAATTTAAGGATCTGAATGTAGAATCGATTCTTGTACAGGGTACTAATCACGAATATATTAATACAACCAATCTTACATTTGACGAAGGAAGATTTTTCAATGAACTTGAAAGCAACGGCGGCAGACAGGTTTGTGTTATCGGTTTTGAAATTGCGAAGAATCTATTCCCCCGTGGCAATGCTCTTAATCAGGATGTCCGGATAAGAGGGCATAAGTTCAAAGTGATCGGTGTTTTATCCGAACAGGGTAGCTGGGTTATGGGCAATTTTAATCCTGACCGGCAGGTCTTCATACCGATATCAAATGTTTTCAAATATTTTCAGAGTGAATTCTTCAGAAGTGTTACTATCAATGTAAAAGCTAAAAACAGTCAGCTGGTTGAAGATACAAAGGAAGAAGCAATCGGCATTATGAGAAGGATACGCGGACTAAAGTATAACGAGCAGAACGATTTCTCAATTAATCAGCAGGAAGGTCTACTTACAACTATTAATTCCACTATCGGTGTAATCCAGATTGCAGGATTGTTCATAACCGGATTGTCCCTTTTCGTTGGAGCCGTAGGAATTATGAATATTATGTTCGTCTCTGTAAAAGAAAGAACTAAAGAGATCGGTATTCGAAAAGCAATTGGTGCTAAACGCAGATCAATTCTGGGACAATTTATAACCGAATCTGCCATAATCTGTCTGCTTGGAGGATTGGTTGGTTTGTTATTAGCCGTCTTGTTGAGCATGATAGTTAATCAATTCCTTCCAACATCAGTTCAAATCGATACTGTCATTCTTGCAATTGTAATTTCACTTTTAACAGGAGTAATATCCGGATTTGCACCTGCTTATACTGCTGCAAAATTAGATCCGGTTGAAGCTCTGAGGTATGAATAA
- a CDS encoding ABC transporter ATP-binding protein: MNIINIEHIAKIYQVGSEEVHALADVSLRIDKGEYVAIMGPSGSGKSTLMNVLGCLDTPTKGIYNFKGVNVSQMNDNELATIRNKEIGFVFQTFNLLPRSDALHNVELPLIYAGVSASDRKERARSALDQVGLSDRMHHKPNELSGGQRQRVAIARALVTNPSIILADEPTGNLDTKTGEDIMALFHEISGQGNTIILVTHEEYIAEHAARIIRLRDGLIEKDENVRKRYIPQKNGVSKL, translated from the coding sequence ATGAACATTATAAATATTGAACACATTGCCAAGATTTATCAGGTGGGAAGTGAAGAAGTTCATGCGTTGGCAGATGTTTCACTTAGAATTGATAAAGGTGAGTATGTTGCTATTATGGGTCCTTCCGGTTCGGGTAAATCGACTCTTATGAATGTCCTGGGCTGCCTAGATACTCCGACTAAAGGAATCTATAATTTCAAAGGTGTGAACGTTAGTCAGATGAATGATAATGAGCTGGCAACAATCAGGAATAAAGAGATCGGTTTCGTTTTTCAGACTTTCAACCTGCTGCCACGCTCGGATGCACTTCATAATGTTGAACTACCTTTAATCTATGCCGGTGTCTCTGCATCAGACAGAAAGGAGAGGGCCCGCTCGGCTTTAGATCAGGTAGGCCTATCAGATCGTATGCATCATAAACCGAATGAACTATCCGGAGGCCAGCGTCAGAGAGTTGCTATCGCAAGAGCTCTTGTTACCAATCCATCTATTATTCTTGCTGATGAACCGACAGGTAACCTTGATACTAAAACCGGTGAAGACATAATGGCTCTTTTCCATGAAATATCCGGGCAGGGCAATACTATAATTCTTGTAACTCACGAGGAGTATATTGCCGAACACGCTGCAAGAATTATAAGACTGAGAGACGGATTGATCGAAAAAGATGAAAATGTTAGAAAGAGATACATACCGCAGAAAAACGGAGTATCGAAATTATAA
- a CDS encoding efflux RND transporter periplasmic adaptor subunit encodes MSNGKKNSKKKLIIFGGLGVLLLVIILLVAFSGNKEDIFQVQTELTQRKTITQVVSATGKINPVFLVKITAEATGEIVSLLVREGDRVSKGQLLLRIKPDIYEAQKTSAEARLAQTKANLSSTKALLDKVEADYKRVQGLFQKGLASDSELEAAKSSYLQTNANYESQKSSVAQSEASLKEAVENLNKTYVYAPMNGTVSVLDVELNERVIGSVFQGTALLTVADLSQMEATVDVDENDVILVSVGDTSKIRVDAFGDKEFKGIVTQIGNSAKTTGLGTQDQVVNFEVKIKLVDPGDQIRPGMSCDADIETETKVNVLAVPIQSVTARLSESEKAPVENTEEEGEAQPQKPKNGKENKPKEVVFVVNDGKAKMIEVKTGISDDTYIEVIEGLKGDEEVVTGPYRAISKDLENDSKVSVTSKRKDEKKP; translated from the coding sequence ATGTCTAACGGAAAGAAGAATTCAAAAAAGAAACTTATAATATTCGGAGGATTGGGAGTTTTACTGCTCGTAATTATTCTTCTTGTTGCATTCAGCGGAAATAAAGAGGATATCTTCCAGGTCCAGACCGAATTAACACAACGTAAAACTATTACTCAGGTTGTATCCGCAACCGGCAAGATAAATCCGGTTTTCCTTGTTAAAATTACCGCAGAGGCAACCGGCGAAATTGTCTCTTTACTGGTTCGTGAAGGGGATAGAGTTTCCAAAGGTCAACTCCTTCTTAGAATTAAACCTGATATTTATGAAGCTCAGAAGACTAGTGCCGAAGCACGCCTCGCTCAAACAAAAGCCAACTTGAGTTCGACAAAAGCTCTGCTCGATAAGGTCGAAGCTGATTATAAAAGGGTCCAGGGATTGTTCCAGAAAGGGCTTGCGAGCGATTCGGAACTTGAAGCCGCTAAATCGAGCTACCTCCAGACAAATGCAAATTATGAATCCCAGAAGTCGAGCGTTGCACAGTCTGAAGCATCTTTAAAAGAAGCCGTCGAAAATTTGAATAAGACATATGTTTATGCACCTATGAACGGTACTGTAAGTGTTCTCGACGTTGAATTGAATGAAAGAGTTATCGGAAGCGTATTCCAGGGAACAGCTCTCTTAACCGTTGCTGACTTATCCCAGATGGAAGCGACTGTTGACGTTGACGAAAACGATGTAATCCTTGTATCTGTAGGTGATACTTCAAAAATTAGAGTTGATGCTTTCGGAGATAAGGAGTTTAAAGGAATTGTTACACAAATCGGTAATAGTGCTAAGACGACCGGATTAGGCACACAGGATCAGGTTGTGAATTTCGAAGTAAAAATTAAACTAGTTGATCCCGGAGATCAGATTAGACCGGGTATGTCCTGTGATGCCGACATTGAAACAGAAACAAAAGTCAATGTCCTGGCAGTTCCTATTCAGAGTGTAACAGCACGTTTATCCGAATCCGAAAAAGCTCCAGTAGAGAATACTGAAGAAGAAGGAGAAGCTCAGCCGCAGAAACCCAAGAATGGTAAAGAGAATAAACCTAAGGAAGTTGTTTTTGTTGTAAATGACGGTAAAGCTAAAATGATCGAAGTAAAAACCGGAATTAGCGACGATACATATATCGAAGTTATTGAAGGTCTTAAAGGAGACGAAGAAGTTGTTACCGGACCATATAGAGCGATATCCAAAGATCTCGAAAACGATTCCAAAGTATCTGTAACATCGAAACGCAAGGATGAGAAAAAACCTTAA
- a CDS encoding TolC family protein produces the protein MKRMILAVITLLFTIPVAAQKNLTLEEAVSIALQRNTSLIKVKNSLSTSESQLKSAYGSLIPTLGANAGWSFQRINDAGSTQRDFLGNEVITPPSQIDNRSFSAGLGGSVTLFDGLANIANINQKKNNLRATEYNIEKKKQDVVYEATNFYYLVLNAEELMRVREDNVKYYQKFYETVSERNRLGIVAKADVYTAQVQLGNAELLLIQAQNSYENTISNLLNYLGLDVLEEYKLVSPFGSEEISESDAYLAEYDNINAMVGAALDTRFDFKSQQLLVQSAESGLTMARSGLFPSLSGSYSYSSGASKFDKLFDRKVLNISLSLNFPIFSNWNTENQIQFAEVNLKNAKEDLFALERQVKIEVKQGYLDLTAAKKSLDVASKNVTAAEETRKINQERYNLGSGTILEVLQADRDYTDALRNKINTSFDFYTKRDKLNNSLGKLDYKKFE, from the coding sequence ATGAAAAGAATGATTCTGGCAGTTATTACACTTCTATTTACAATTCCGGTTGCCGCTCAGAAAAATTTGACATTAGAGGAAGCAGTATCAATAGCACTTCAAAGAAATACCTCTCTTATAAAAGTTAAGAATTCATTGAGTACCAGCGAATCTCAACTTAAATCTGCATATGGAAGCCTTATTCCGACACTCGGGGCAAATGCAGGCTGGAGTTTTCAAAGGATAAACGATGCCGGCAGTACTCAACGAGATTTTCTTGGTAATGAAGTAATTACTCCGCCGTCGCAGATTGATAACCGTTCCTTTTCTGCAGGACTAGGAGGAAGTGTAACCCTCTTTGACGGACTGGCAAATATTGCCAACATCAATCAGAAAAAAAATAATCTCCGGGCAACAGAATATAATATCGAAAAGAAGAAACAGGATGTCGTCTACGAAGCAACAAATTTTTATTATCTGGTTTTAAATGCGGAAGAACTGATGCGCGTGCGTGAGGACAATGTTAAATACTATCAGAAATTTTATGAAACAGTAAGCGAGCGTAACCGGCTTGGTATTGTTGCAAAAGCGGATGTTTATACTGCTCAGGTCCAGCTTGGAAATGCTGAATTACTGCTGATTCAGGCTCAAAATAGTTATGAAAACACAATCAGCAATCTTTTAAATTATCTGGGTCTCGATGTACTTGAAGAATATAAGCTTGTCAGTCCATTCGGTTCAGAAGAAATTTCTGAATCCGATGCATATCTCGCCGAATACGATAATATAAACGCTATGGTGGGCGCTGCTCTCGATACCAGGTTCGATTTTAAGAGCCAGCAGCTCCTTGTACAGTCAGCGGAAAGCGGATTAACTATGGCGAGATCCGGATTATTTCCATCCTTAAGCGGATCCTACTCATATTCGAGCGGTGCTTCTAAATTCGATAAACTTTTCGACCGTAAAGTTCTGAACATTAGTCTGAGTCTTAATTTCCCGATTTTCTCTAACTGGAATACTGAGAACCAGATTCAGTTTGCTGAAGTGAATCTTAAAAATGCTAAAGAGGATCTGTTTGCTTTAGAACGCCAAGTTAAGATTGAAGTTAAACAGGGTTATCTGGATTTAACCGCTGCTAAAAAAAGTCTTGATGTGGCATCCAAGAATGTTACTGCGGCAGAAGAGACCAGAAAAATTAATCAGGAACGTTATAATCTGGGATCAGGAACAATTCTCGAAGTGCTTCAGGCCGACCGAGATTATACGGATGCACTTAGAAACAAAATCAATACATCATTCGACTTTTATACCAAACGTGATAAACTGAATAATTCACTCGGCAAATTAGATTATAAAAAGTTTGAATAA